The sequence TGTGGTTCGAGGACCTCGGCAGCGGCCGCAGCCGACTGCGCGGCCGGTCGATCTGCCCCAACACCGAGGCGAGAGACGCACTGCTGTCATCGGGCATGGAGGGCGGTATGACCGAGGGGTACGAGAAGCTCGATGTACTGCTGAAATCGCTTTGACGAGATACGCCCGCCTTCAACGCCTGAAACATGCGCGAGCCCGGCGGCCAGGGGTGCCGCCGGGCTCCGCTTCAGCGCATCTTGGGTCAGCGAAGCAGACCCGAGCGCCTGCGTCCTCCCACCACACCGGTGCGCCTGCGTCCCATCATCGACGAGACCAGAGCCACGCCGAGGGCGGCAACGATGACCTGGACCAGAAGCTCCAGCCAGTCGATCCCGTTGGTCACGGTGGGGATCCCGAGCATGCGTGCGATCGCGGTACCGAGGAAGGCGCCGACGATGCCGATGAGAACTGTCACGAGCATGCCGATGGGCTGCCTGCCCGGAACGAGCAACCTGCCGAGCACGCCGACGACAATGCCGATGAGAATTGCGGTGATAACACCGGTAATGGTCATCTCTACTCCTCTTGGGCGGTAGTGGTGTGCGAGTGAGATACCCGAGCCGCCCGTGAAATAAACGCCTGCGTCAATCGGCCGGCCGCGGCGTCAATTCACGCCACCTCTGGTAAGCGAAGATGGGCGAGGCACAGCTCGAACTCCCCGACGTCGAGTATGTCTGCGCCCAGTTCGCGGGTTCGCGTGTTGCGAAGCTCCCGTGCGTGTTCTCTATTGCGCTCCATCGCTTCCGCGCTGTCGAACGTCGCCGACGACACGCCCCTGCCGGTCTCGCGGTTGATCAAGAAGCTGGCGCTGCAGAAGCCTTCGAGATCCTCGAGCGCTGGCAGCACGGACGTTCGGTAGAAGTCGGTGGCCCGAGCGACCTGATCGCGGGGCATCTTGAGCCAGGTTGCGCGCACACAGGCGCCGTCTCGCGAGCGGTGGTCACGATGCATCGCTCCGATCTCCCAGTGGTCGACTGTGACATCGCCGCCGCCGAACAACTTTGCGGCCTGTTCTCGCAGCGGTGCCGCGGTCTCGGTGCTCCTGCGCAGGGCGTCCTCGGATTCCCAGGCGCTCGTGGCGATGCACTGACCAGACTCGCGGTCGACCAATAGGGACAGACCGACGTAGCCATCCATGGATTTCAGCGCCGACATGACTTCATCACGGACATATGCGATCCCGTCATCGATCGACGCGGGTTGTGCCTGGATAGTGGTAGAGCGCGCGTACACGGCCCACCCCCTCTTCTCTGGGGCGGCACCCCGATGGCGCCACCCACCGTCATTAGCTTCCACCCGCCTACAGAAGCTCTCACGAGATTGGCAGAAGTGGCCCCACATAATTGGTGTGAGGCGGACTCGCCGAGATATGAGCATCGTCGACCCCAACGTCGGGTCCAGACGAGGGCAAGGTGTTGTTCACGTCGCCTACGGCGCGGCTCGTAGGCTCGATCACATGGACACCGATGTACTTGAGGTCGACACCGCGAAGCGGCGCACCGTTGACCTCACCGACGAGGTTCGCTCCTTCTGCGCCGGCCACCAGGACGGCCTGTGCAACGTCTTCGTCCCGCACGCCACCGCGGGCGTGGCGATCATCGAGACCGGCGCGGGTTCCGACGACGACCTCGTCGACACGCTGGAGAACCTGCTGCCTCGCGACGACCGATACCGCCACGCCCACGGGTCGCCGGGACACGGCGCAGACCACGTCCTGCCCGCCTTGGTCGCACCGTCGGTCACCGTGCCTGTACAGGGCGGACAGCCGTTATTGGGTACCTGGCAGAGCATCGTGCTGGTCGACTTGAATAGGGACAACCCGCGCCGGTCCGTGCGGCTGAGCTTCGTAAACGGCTGATTCATCCGCGACAAATGTCCCCGGTACTGTAGTGCGGTCGGTTATTGATCCATCGCCGGGAACATGAGGGACAGCGGACGTGCAGACACACGAGATCAGGAAGCGATTCCTCGATCACTTCGTGAACGCGGGCCACACCGAGGTGCCCAGCGCCTCGGTGATCCT is a genomic window of Mycobacterium sp. ITM-2016-00318 containing:
- a CDS encoding secondary thiamine-phosphate synthase enzyme YjbQ, with product MDTDVLEVDTAKRRTVDLTDEVRSFCAGHQDGLCNVFVPHATAGVAIIETGAGSDDDLVDTLENLLPRDDRYRHAHGSPGHGADHVLPALVAPSVTVPVQGGQPLLGTWQSIVLVDLNRDNPRRSVRLSFVNG
- a CDS encoding GlsB/YeaQ/YmgE family stress response membrane protein, whose translation is MTITGVITAILIGIVVGVLGRLLVPGRQPIGMLVTVLIGIVGAFLGTAIARMLGIPTVTNGIDWLELLVQVIVAALGVALVSSMMGRRRTGVVGGRRRSGLLR
- a CDS encoding antibiotic biosynthesis monooxygenase, whose amino-acid sequence is MYARSTTIQAQPASIDDGIAYVRDEVMSALKSMDGYVGLSLLVDRESGQCIATSAWESEDALRRSTETAAPLREQAAKLFGGGDVTVDHWEIGAMHRDHRSRDGACVRATWLKMPRDQVARATDFYRTSVLPALEDLEGFCSASFLINRETGRGVSSATFDSAEAMERNREHARELRNTRTRELGADILDVGEFELCLAHLRLPEVA